The DNA sequence ATCACTATGTTGTACTCATTAACGGGCTTCATTCCTCTCCCCCCTCTACTGGCTTGAAGGCACCGAATGGACAGATCTGCGCGCACCCTCCGCAGCCCCAGCACATGCTGGGCTCTATCCTCGCCTGCTTCTCCTCCTCATCCCAGTAGATTGCAGGACAGCCGTAGGCGTTGATACATATCTTACAGCCGGTACAGGCATCCTCATCGACGTAGTATATCGGCCACTTCTCGCCCCTGCGCCTCATCTGACCTATCTTGTAGAGGGCACAGACCTGCCTCGACACGACGACGCTGACTCCTTCGACCTCAAGAGCCTTCTTAACCGTCTCGTAAGTCTTCTTTATGTCGTACGGATCAACCACCGCCACAAAGTCGGCACCCATCGCCTTAGCGACGTCCTCTATCGGAATCCTCTTACCCATGCCGTGGGGCGTCTGGCCGGTGCTCGGGTTAGGCTGATCGCCGGTCATGGCCGTGACCAAGTTGTCGAGAACCACTATGAGCACGTTGGAGCGGTTGTATATCGCGTTCGCCAGGGCGGGAAGACCGGTATGGAAGAACGTTGAGTCCCCAATGGTGGCCACAATGACCTTCTTCTCCTTCTTTCTCTGTTCCTCGCTCACCGACCCGTGCTGGGCCATCTCGAGCCCATGGGCGATGCCGATTGAGCCGCCCATGGCGACGGTCGTGTCAACCGCGTTGAGCGGTGGGAGCAAACCGAGGGTGTAGCAACCTATATCGCTCGGGTAGATTCCCCTCGAGTGGGTGGCCTTCTTTATAGCGTAGAAGCTGTTCCTGTGCGGACAGGCGGGACAGAGGCTCGGCGGCCTCGGCGGGACCACCTCGAGGGCCTTGTTGTACTTGACGTCGAGCTCTTCGTAGTTCAGCGGGGTCTCAAGGTTGAGGAACTTCGCTATGGCGGTAACCGCCCTTCTGGTGGTCATCTCATAAACCCTCGGTACAAGGTCCTTGCCATGTATCGGGATCGTGAGACCCTTATCGTAGGCCCAGGTCTTGACCTGCTCCTCAACCACGGGCTCAAGCTCCTCGACGATGAGAACCTTCTCAAGGCCCTCCATGAACCTCTCAAGCAGGCCGTAGGGAACCGGGAAAGGCGTGCCAAGCTTGAGAACCTTGACATCCTCCACGCCAAGCCAGTGAAGTGCCTCCTTTACATAGGCGTAGGAAAGGCCCGGCGCTATTATGCCAACCTTCGCGTTCTCATTGCCTTCTATCCAGTTGAACGGACAGTCTTCGAGCTCCTTGCGGATCTTCTCGATCTTTTCAAGAATCTGCGGGTGGAAGCGTCTCGCATTTGATGGGACGTCAACGAACCTGTTCGGGTCTTTTTTGAACTTGCCAAACTTCCTCTTGCCGGTCTTTATATCCTCAGGGAGCTCCCCAAGGACGACGTCTCCCCTAGAGTGGGAGCTTCTCGTCGTGGTCCTCAGGATGACGAAGTGCTTGAACTTTTCGCTGAGGTCAAAAGCGTACTTAACCATCTCCTTTGCCTCATGCGGGTCGCTGGGTTCAAGCACGGGGACGTTGGCGAACTTTCCATACATTCTTGTGTCCTGTTCGTTCTGGCTGCTCCACATGCTCGGGTCATCCGCCACCATTATGACAAAACCGCCCTCAACACCCATTCCAACGGAGCTCATGAATGTGTCGGCGGCAACGTTGAGCCCCACGTGCTTCATCGCCGTCATTGCCCTTAAACCGCTCCAAGCCGCTGCGAGAGCGGTCTCGAAGGCGACCTTCTCGTTGGTGGAGTACTCCATGTAAACGCCGGCCTTCTTGGCAACTATCGCCATCGTATCCGTAAGCTCAGAACTGGGGGTTCCTGGATAGGCCGCATAAACAGCGACGTTCGCCTCAAGCGCACCTCTGGCTATAGCTTGGTTGCCGAGAAGGGGAACCTTCTCCCCCGGCTTGTCCCACAAAACCATATCGGTAACTTTTGCCATCCAAAATCACCTCACTCCTCCTTCAAAACTCCCCTTGCCTTTGCAGACTCCACCAGGGCGTGAGCCCCAGCCGCAACGTCCTCAGGCCTTTCGTAGCTCGGAATTCCGTTCGCCTCGAGGACTTCCTTAGCCTTCTCACTCACGTAGCCTGCCATGAAGAGGCCGAGGACGGGCTTGCCGTTGTTGACCTCCTTAACGGCCTTGATAACGCCCTCAGCGTGCTCGGTCGGGGTCATTCCCGCGAAGGTTGGGACGACGCAGATGCTTATGAGCATGTCAACGTTCGGATCCTCAAGGAGAAGCTTTGCGGTTCTGTAGTAGTCCTCGCCCCTGGCACTCGCGATCATGTCGACCGGGTTCTTGACTGCTGCCATCGGCGGAAGGAACGAGCGAAGCTCCTCAATCGTCCCCGGTTTGAGGTCCGCCAGGTTGAGGCCGAGCCGGTCTATCGCGTCGGCTGTGAGGACGCCGGGGCCACCCGCATTGGTCATTATGGCAACGCGCTTGCCCTTCGGAAGCGGCTGGGTGAAGGCCCTCGCCATGCTGAGCATGTCGTCTATGGTCTCCGCGACTATGACACCGCTCTGCTTGAAGGCGGCTTCGTAGATGCGCCAGCTTCCAGCGAGGGAACCGGTGTGACTCGAAGCGGCCCTCGCACCGCTTTCGCTCTTTCCTGCTTTGAGAACTATTACAGGCTTTTTCCGGGTAACGCGCTTGGCGACCTCCATGAAGCGTCTCCCGTCCTTGAGACCCTCTATGTAGAGGGCTATGGCCTTGTCCTCCCCGGTGTCCGCCAGATACTCCATGAACTCGGAGAAGTCCACGTCCGCCATGTTGCCTATGCTGACGAACTTGGAGAAGCCTATCCCCTCCTTGACGGTCTTGTAGATTATCCCAGCTCCTAGAGCCCCGCTCTGACTGATGAAGGCTATGTTACCCTTTTTAGCATCCATGACGAAGGTCGCGTTCATGTCGTCCTGGGTGTTCATTATACCAACGCAGTTCGGGCCTACGAGCCTCATGCCATACTTCCTTGCTATCTCAACGAGCTGGCGCTCCTCCTTCTTTCCCTCAGGTCCAACCTCACCAAAGCCCGCGGTAATGAGGATTATCCCCTTAACCCCCTTCTCACCGCAGTCGATTACCGTCTGCCTGACGAAGCGCTTCGGAACGACGATGACCGCGAGGTCAACCTCGTCGGGGATATCCTTCACGTTTCTGTAAGCCCTGACTCCCTGGACCTCTTCATCCTTGACATTAACTGGATAGACCTTGCCAGCCTTGTATTTTTTGAGGTTTTTGAAGACTTCATAGCCGAGCTTGAGGGGGTCGTTTGATGCCCCTATAACAGCTACAGCCCTCGGCTTGAAGAAGTAGTCAAACGTCATCTGTCACTCACCGTTAAAACCTCGATTGAATCGTATATAAGCTTTCCCAAAACGGACAGTGAGGCAGATATGGACGTTAACAGCCTATATAATGCTTTAATGGGCATAACAGAACATTAAACGGCGGGGTTCATATCATTAACCCGAATGAGAGGGCGCCGTTAAAGACCCCCTGTCGAAAACTTTATAGCAACCGCCGGTTAGTATAACTCCGGAGGTGGTCTGAGTGGTGCAGATTCGGTTTTTGGGACACGCCGCGTTTGAGGTAGCCGGCAGCAAGAGAATTCTGATAGATCCATTTCTTACGGGGAATCCACAGGCGGCAGCGAAGCCAGAAGAGCTCAATGCAGACCTGATCCTCGTCACACACGCCCATGGTGACCACATCGGTGACGCTGTGGAGATAGCCAAGAGAACCGGAGCCAAGATAGTCGCGATGTTCGACGTGGCCAACTACCTAGTCGAGAACAACGATGGGATAACCACGATAGGAATGAATTATGGCCCGACCGAGA is a window from the Thermococcus sp. genome containing:
- the iorA gene encoding indolepyruvate ferredoxin oxidoreductase subunit alpha, whose protein sequence is MAKVTDMVLWDKPGEKVPLLGNQAIARGALEANVAVYAAYPGTPSSELTDTMAIVAKKAGVYMEYSTNEKVAFETALAAAWSGLRAMTAMKHVGLNVAADTFMSSVGMGVEGGFVIMVADDPSMWSSQNEQDTRMYGKFANVPVLEPSDPHEAKEMVKYAFDLSEKFKHFVILRTTTRSSHSRGDVVLGELPEDIKTGKRKFGKFKKDPNRFVDVPSNARRFHPQILEKIEKIRKELEDCPFNWIEGNENAKVGIIAPGLSYAYVKEALHWLGVEDVKVLKLGTPFPVPYGLLERFMEGLEKVLIVEELEPVVEEQVKTWAYDKGLTIPIHGKDLVPRVYEMTTRRAVTAIAKFLNLETPLNYEELDVKYNKALEVVPPRPPSLCPACPHRNSFYAIKKATHSRGIYPSDIGCYTLGLLPPLNAVDTTVAMGGSIGIAHGLEMAQHGSVSEEQRKKEKKVIVATIGDSTFFHTGLPALANAIYNRSNVLIVVLDNLVTAMTGDQPNPSTGQTPHGMGKRIPIEDVAKAMGADFVAVVDPYDIKKTYETVKKALEVEGVSVVVSRQVCALYKIGQMRRRGEKWPIYYVDEDACTGCKICINAYGCPAIYWDEEEKQARIEPSMCWGCGGCAQICPFGAFKPVEGGEE
- a CDS encoding CoA-binding protein translates to MTFDYFFKPRAVAVIGASNDPLKLGYEVFKNLKKYKAGKVYPVNVKDEEVQGVRAYRNVKDIPDEVDLAVIVVPKRFVRQTVIDCGEKGVKGIILITAGFGEVGPEGKKEERQLVEIARKYGMRLVGPNCVGIMNTQDDMNATFVMDAKKGNIAFISQSGALGAGIIYKTVKEGIGFSKFVSIGNMADVDFSEFMEYLADTGEDKAIALYIEGLKDGRRFMEVAKRVTRKKPVIVLKAGKSESGARAASSHTGSLAGSWRIYEAAFKQSGVIVAETIDDMLSMARAFTQPLPKGKRVAIMTNAGGPGVLTADAIDRLGLNLADLKPGTIEELRSFLPPMAAVKNPVDMIASARGEDYYRTAKLLLEDPNVDMLISICVVPTFAGMTPTEHAEGVIKAVKEVNNGKPVLGLFMAGYVSEKAKEVLEANGIPSYERPEDVAAGAHALVESAKARGVLKEE